One segment of Bradyrhizobium sp. CB2312 DNA contains the following:
- a CDS encoding selenium-binding protein SBP56-related protein has product MTMRPDPTFHASPKLAMEAPAENFAYTLLLSPDFSKPDALAVIDVKPGSPTYSQIVHTVTMPNKGDEFHHFGWNACSSALSPLTGHAFIERRYLIIPGLRSSRIYIIDTKPDPTQAKIHKIIEPEEVFKKTGYSRPHTIHCGPDGVYVSTLGGGGKDGTNGPPGVFIMDCETFEVLGRWEIDRGLQTLHYDFWWNLPRDYMVTSEWALPPQFENGIVPQDLLSNKYGHRLHFWDLRARRNVQTIDLGANHQMALEVRPAHDPVREYGFAGVVVDTTNLEGSIWTWWREGGKFHAEKTATIPPEPADKEKLPPLLQGFGAVPPLVTDIDLSMDDRFLYVSCWGTGEMRQYDVSDPRKPKLAGSVHTGGIVRRAPHPNGKAYTGGPQMVEISRDGRRVYWTNSLYSTWDDQFYPDGVPGVEVMANVGRNGGLELDKDYFVSFPDGYRAHQIRLEGGDCSTDSFCYPSV; this is encoded by the coding sequence ATGACGATGAGGCCGGATCCCACCTTTCACGCATCGCCAAAGCTTGCGATGGAAGCACCAGCGGAGAACTTTGCCTACACGTTGCTGCTCAGTCCGGATTTCTCAAAGCCGGATGCTCTCGCGGTCATCGACGTCAAGCCGGGATCGCCGACCTATAGCCAGATCGTTCACACCGTGACGATGCCCAACAAGGGCGACGAGTTTCATCATTTCGGCTGGAATGCCTGCTCCTCCGCCTTGTCGCCGCTTACCGGACACGCCTTCATCGAGCGGCGCTATCTCATTATCCCCGGGCTGCGCTCGTCGCGGATCTACATCATCGATACCAAGCCAGATCCGACCCAAGCCAAGATCCACAAGATCATCGAACCGGAGGAGGTCTTCAAGAAGACCGGTTACTCACGGCCGCATACGATCCATTGCGGGCCGGACGGCGTCTATGTGAGCACGCTGGGCGGTGGCGGCAAGGACGGCACCAACGGACCTCCTGGTGTCTTCATCATGGATTGCGAAACGTTCGAGGTCCTTGGACGATGGGAGATCGACCGGGGCCTGCAGACGCTGCATTATGATTTCTGGTGGAATCTGCCGCGCGATTACATGGTGACGAGCGAATGGGCGTTGCCGCCGCAGTTCGAGAACGGGATCGTGCCGCAGGATCTGCTGTCGAACAAGTATGGCCATCGTCTCCACTTCTGGGATCTCCGCGCCCGCCGCAACGTGCAGACCATCGATCTCGGCGCCAATCACCAGATGGCGCTGGAGGTGCGGCCAGCGCACGATCCGGTTCGCGAGTACGGCTTTGCCGGCGTGGTGGTCGACACCACCAATCTAGAAGGTTCGATCTGGACCTGGTGGCGCGAGGGCGGAAAATTCCATGCCGAGAAGACGGCGACGATTCCACCGGAGCCCGCAGACAAGGAGAAGCTTCCGCCGCTGCTGCAGGGCTTTGGCGCGGTGCCGCCACTGGTGACCGATATCGACCTGTCGATGGACGATAGATTCCTCTACGTCTCCTGTTGGGGCACCGGCGAGATGCGCCAGTACGATGTCAGCGATCCCAGAAAGCCCAAGCTTGCGGGCTCGGTGCATACCGGAGGCATCGTGCGCCGCGCGCCGCATCCGAACGGCAAGGCATATACGGGTGGCCCGCAGATGGTCGAGATCAGCCGCGACGGCAGACGCGTGTATTGGACCAATTCGCTCTATTCCACCTGGGACGACCAGTTCTACCCCGACGGGGTTCCGGGCGTGGAGGTCATGGCCAATGTCGGTCGCAACGGCGGCCTCGAGCTCGACAAGGACTATTTCGTGAGCTTCCCCGACGGATATCGTGCGCACCAGATCAGGCTCGAGGGCGGCGATTGTTCGACGGACTCCTTTTGCTACCCGTCGGTCTAG
- a CDS encoding DUF1045 domain-containing protein: MTGFPRYAIYFAAGADSALTRFGAELLGYDAYTGDELPFPADALRIAPDWRDVTSDPRKYGFHATLKAPMALAPGKSEAELSAACVSFAGKARPIPAISPIVDSISGFIAVIPAAPVDALQQLAADCVREFDSLRLALTAEDRARRRPERLSERQRDYLDRWGYPYVMEEFRFHMTLTGRLDAERRGPILQMLRERFAALKLDTLTVDRIALFKQDDAKARFRIIGEWALAR, from the coding sequence ATGACAGGCTTTCCCCGCTACGCGATCTATTTTGCGGCCGGCGCCGACAGCGCCCTCACCCGCTTCGGCGCCGAGCTGCTCGGCTATGATGCCTATACAGGCGACGAGCTGCCGTTTCCCGCGGATGCATTGCGCATCGCGCCGGACTGGCGCGACGTCACCAGCGATCCCCGCAAATACGGCTTTCACGCCACGCTGAAGGCGCCGATGGCGCTCGCGCCCGGCAAGTCCGAGGCCGAGTTGTCGGCGGCCTGCGTGAGCTTCGCCGGCAAGGCGCGGCCGATCCCGGCGATCAGCCCGATCGTGGATTCCATCAGCGGCTTCATCGCGGTCATTCCGGCAGCGCCGGTGGATGCGCTTCAACAGCTCGCTGCCGATTGCGTTCGCGAGTTCGATTCCTTGCGTCTGGCCCTGACCGCGGAAGATCGCGCCCGTCGGAGGCCCGAAAGACTGAGTGAGCGCCAGCGCGATTATCTCGACCGCTGGGGCTATCCCTACGTGATGGAAGAATTCCGTTTCCACATGACGCTAACCGGGCGATTGGACGCGGAGCGGCGCGGGCCGATTCTGCAGATGCTGCGCGAGCGATTTGCGGCGCTGAAGCTCGATACGCTGACGGTCGATCGCATCGCGCTGTTCAAGCAGGATGACGCCAAGGCGCGCTTTCGCATCATCGGCGAATGGGCTTTGGCGCGGTGA
- a CDS encoding alpha-D-ribose 1-methylphosphonate 5-triphosphate diphosphatase, whose translation MTDIFLEGGRALIGTELVQTSLLVSGTDIVEVDASRGRARLSIDARNLLVLPGIVDLHGDAFERQMMPRAGVDFPIDVALADSDRQAISNGITTVFHATTCSWEPGLRSADNARGLMEAIERQRPQFAADTRFHLRHETYNLDAEAEMTQWLAEGRVDLFAFNDHMDGVVADISNPRKRNRMVERTGLSSEAFDRLVGHVVSRASDVPASVSRLAAAARAAEVRMLSHDDATPAMRQEFRELGADIAEFPINEETARAAASHGDAIVYGAPNVVRGGSHTGWTKASDMIAKGLCSVLASDYYYPAQLLAAFRLAADGVLPLTEAWSLISAGPARATGLTDRGVLAEGRRADILLVDDTMPLRPRLIAVISGGKLVHLTDTTRLHAAVPTPREAVVAA comes from the coding sequence GTGACAGACATTTTCCTTGAGGGCGGCCGGGCCCTGATCGGCACCGAGCTCGTCCAGACGTCGCTTCTCGTGTCCGGAACGGATATCGTCGAGGTCGATGCCTCGCGCGGCCGGGCGCGGCTTTCGATCGATGCGCGCAATCTCCTGGTGCTTCCCGGCATCGTCGACCTGCATGGCGATGCCTTCGAGCGGCAGATGATGCCGCGGGCCGGCGTCGACTTTCCGATCGACGTCGCGCTCGCCGACAGCGACCGCCAGGCGATCAGCAACGGCATCACCACGGTGTTTCACGCCACGACCTGCTCGTGGGAGCCGGGCCTACGCAGCGCCGACAATGCGCGCGGCCTGATGGAGGCGATCGAGCGGCAGCGTCCGCAATTCGCCGCCGACACCCGTTTCCATTTGCGCCACGAGACCTACAATCTCGACGCCGAGGCCGAGATGACCCAATGGCTCGCCGAGGGCCGCGTCGACCTGTTCGCCTTCAACGACCACATGGACGGGGTCGTTGCCGACATCTCCAATCCGCGCAAGCGCAACCGCATGGTCGAGCGCACCGGACTGTCGAGCGAGGCGTTCGACCGGCTGGTCGGACATGTCGTGTCCCGCGCCTCCGATGTCCCGGCATCCGTATCGCGGCTGGCCGCCGCGGCCCGGGCCGCCGAAGTACGGATGCTCTCGCATGACGATGCGACGCCGGCGATGCGCCAGGAGTTTCGCGAGCTCGGCGCTGACATCGCGGAGTTCCCGATCAACGAGGAGACGGCGCGCGCCGCAGCAAGCCACGGCGATGCCATCGTCTACGGTGCGCCAAACGTCGTGCGCGGCGGCAGCCACACCGGGTGGACCAAGGCATCCGACATGATCGCCAAGGGGCTCTGCTCTGTGCTGGCGTCGGACTATTACTATCCCGCGCAGCTGCTCGCCGCGTTCCGTCTCGCCGCCGACGGCGTGTTGCCGCTGACCGAAGCCTGGAGCCTGATTTCTGCGGGACCTGCGCGCGCAACCGGCCTCACCGATCGCGGCGTGCTTGCAGAAGGTCGCCGCGCCGACATCCTGCTGGTCGACGACACCATGCCGCTGCGGCCGCGGCTGATCGCCGTGATATCAGGCGGCAAGCTCGTGCACCTCACCGATACGACGCGGCTGCACGCAGCAGTGCCGACGCCGCGCGAGGCTGTCGTTGCGGCATAA
- a CDS encoding chloramphenicol acetyltransferase, with protein sequence MAGKKLSVQPTIDASAKLHETRLGAYTEVGARTILHEVAMGDYSYVVNDAQITYTTIGKFCSIAAMTRINPGNHPMHRATQAHFTYRSSAYFEGESDDNEFFDWRRQHHVHIGHDVWIGHGAIVLPGRNIGTGAVIAAGAIVTKDVPAYTIVAGNPARIVRRRFSEEIAGRLAKLAWWDWDHDKLREALPNFRKLGIEDFLATYEARTNSTTSKRSAVA encoded by the coding sequence ATGGCCGGTAAGAAGCTTTCGGTTCAACCGACCATTGATGCTTCCGCAAAACTGCATGAGACCAGGCTCGGCGCCTATACCGAGGTCGGCGCTCGCACCATCCTGCATGAAGTGGCGATGGGCGATTACTCCTATGTCGTGAACGACGCTCAGATCACCTACACGACGATCGGAAAGTTCTGCTCGATCGCCGCGATGACGCGGATCAATCCGGGCAATCATCCGATGCATCGCGCGACGCAAGCGCACTTCACCTATCGTTCCAGCGCCTATTTCGAAGGCGAGAGCGACGACAACGAGTTCTTCGACTGGCGGCGCCAGCACCACGTCCATATCGGCCATGACGTCTGGATCGGCCACGGCGCCATCGTGCTGCCGGGCCGCAACATCGGCACCGGCGCGGTGATCGCGGCCGGCGCCATCGTCACCAAGGACGTGCCGGCCTACACCATCGTCGCCGGCAATCCGGCGCGCATCGTGCGGCGGCGGTTCTCGGAAGAGATCGCCGGACGGCTCGCCAAGCTCGCGTGGTGGGATTGGGATCACGACAAATTGCGTGAAGCCCTGCCCAATTTCCGCAAACTCGGGATTGAAGATTTCCTCGCGACATACGAAGCACGGACGAATTCCACAACCAGCAAACGAAGCGCGGTCGCGTGA
- the phnC gene encoding phosphonate ABC transporter ATP-binding protein, producing MLVVEGLTCRFGAKAAVDDASFQISPGGFVGVIGRSGAGKSTLLRTINRLVTPTQGRILFDGLDVTALRGKELRQWRARSAMIFQQFNLVGRLDVLTNVLMGRLATIPAWRSLSQIWPEQDKALAMSALEQFDIASLAAQRADQLSGGQQQRVAIARALVQQPDIILADEPIASLDPRNTKIVMDALLRINKHFGITVLCNLHSLDLARTYCDRLIGMAAGRVVFDGAPSALTDLVARELYDLEAADVMGGTSAPAPEGVPALGTAAAA from the coding sequence ATGCTGGTGGTTGAAGGTCTGACGTGCCGCTTCGGCGCAAAAGCCGCGGTGGACGACGCTTCGTTTCAAATTTCCCCCGGCGGCTTCGTCGGTGTGATCGGGCGCTCCGGCGCCGGCAAGTCGACCCTGCTGCGGACCATCAACCGTCTCGTGACGCCGACGCAGGGCCGCATCCTGTTCGACGGTCTGGACGTCACCGCGTTGCGCGGCAAGGAACTGCGGCAGTGGCGGGCGCGCTCGGCCATGATCTTCCAGCAGTTCAATCTGGTCGGCCGGCTCGATGTGCTGACCAATGTCCTGATGGGGCGCCTCGCCACCATTCCGGCCTGGCGCTCGCTCTCGCAGATCTGGCCCGAGCAAGACAAGGCGCTGGCGATGTCCGCGCTCGAGCAGTTCGACATCGCCTCGCTCGCCGCGCAGCGCGCCGACCAGCTTTCCGGCGGCCAGCAGCAGCGCGTCGCGATCGCCCGCGCGCTGGTGCAGCAGCCCGACATCATCCTCGCGGACGAGCCGATCGCCTCGCTCGATCCGCGCAACACCAAGATCGTGATGGATGCGCTTTTGCGCATCAACAAGCACTTCGGCATCACCGTGCTCTGCAACCTGCATTCGCTCGATCTGGCGCGCACCTATTGCGATCGCCTGATCGGCATGGCGGCGGGCCGCGTGGTGTTCGACGGCGCCCCGTCGGCGCTGACCGACCTCGTTGCGCGTGAGCTCTACGATCTCGAAGCCGCCGACGTCATGGGCGGAACATCTGCACCGGCGCCCGAGGGCGTTCCGGCGCTCGGAACCGCTGCGGCGGCCTGA
- the phnD gene encoding phosphonate ABC transporter substrate-binding protein codes for MITRRLVLAGAAALAFTASASAEDWKAKYPELTFAVIPAENASGVTERWAPFMSYLSKELGVKVTLRIANDYAAVIEGQRAGNIHIASYGSASFARARLTGVKTDAFANDINADGSTGYYSVFFVKANSPYKKIDDLKGKNLGLVDPNSTSGNNVPRFELDKMGIADADTYFSKVVFTGSHENAMLALAQGTVDVAANQWTSDDDSTLAQMLTKGMLKNADGSPMKKDDFRIIHKSAPIINGPYAYNSDLPEDAKAAIAKAFFDAPAKDKAAFDRLQDGQKKGFHPATTKDWDGTIELIKFVDALRKKKAS; via the coding sequence ATGATCACTCGCAGACTCGTTCTTGCCGGCGCTGCCGCGCTCGCCTTCACCGCTTCTGCCTCCGCCGAGGATTGGAAAGCAAAATATCCCGAGCTGACATTCGCGGTCATTCCGGCGGAAAACGCCTCGGGCGTGACCGAGCGCTGGGCGCCGTTCATGAGCTATCTCTCCAAGGAGCTGGGCGTGAAGGTCACGCTACGCATCGCCAACGACTACGCGGCCGTCATCGAAGGCCAGCGCGCCGGCAACATCCATATCGCCAGCTACGGCTCGGCCTCGTTCGCCCGCGCCCGCCTGACCGGCGTCAAGACCGACGCCTTTGCCAACGACATCAACGCCGACGGTTCGACCGGCTACTACTCGGTGTTCTTCGTCAAGGCGAACAGCCCCTACAAGAAGATCGATGACCTCAAGGGCAAGAACCTCGGCCTCGTCGACCCGAACTCGACGTCCGGCAACAACGTGCCGCGCTTCGAGCTCGACAAGATGGGCATCGCAGACGCCGACACTTATTTCAGCAAGGTCGTCTTCACCGGCAGCCATGAGAACGCGATGCTGGCGCTGGCGCAGGGCACGGTCGACGTTGCCGCCAACCAGTGGACCAGCGACGACGATTCGACGCTCGCGCAGATGCTGACCAAGGGCATGCTGAAGAACGCCGACGGCTCGCCGATGAAGAAGGACGATTTCCGCATCATCCACAAGTCGGCGCCGATCATCAACGGCCCCTACGCCTATAACTCAGACCTGCCGGAAGACGCCAAGGCCGCGATCGCCAAGGCGTTCTTCGACGCGCCGGCCAAGGACAAGGCGGCCTTCGACCGCCTCCAGGACGGCCAGAAGAAGGGTTTTCATCCCGCCACCACCAAGGACTGGGATGGCACGATCGAGCTGATCAAGTTCGTCGATGCGCTGCGTAAGAAGAAGGCGTCCTGA
- the phnE gene encoding phosphonate ABC transporter, permease protein PhnE, with the protein MTVAVSILPEQQLAALNAAYRQAVARKRLRLLLGFAVFAAALVLAGIGAEVNLRTLFTHFGNFISYFDRILTLDNGQRVWTDFGEWLWGWRKWLKMLGETLLISYVGTLIGATFAFGLNFFAAENTSPSSWLRFVVRRLLEFARTVPGIVFALVIVIAFGLGPMAGVLAIAIHSTGALGKLFSEIVENADMKPVEGIRSTGASWLACMRFAILPQVTAGYASYALLRFEINVREASVMGFVGAGGIGQELVVAIRKFYYSDVSAILLFIIITVFIIDISTGWLRGRLFGKEART; encoded by the coding sequence ATGACCGTCGCGGTTTCGATCCTCCCCGAGCAGCAGCTGGCTGCGTTGAACGCCGCCTATCGCCAGGCGGTTGCGCGCAAGCGGCTTCGTCTCCTGCTCGGATTTGCGGTGTTCGCCGCCGCGCTGGTTCTCGCCGGCATCGGCGCCGAAGTGAACCTGCGCACGCTGTTCACCCATTTCGGCAATTTCATCAGCTATTTCGACCGCATCCTCACGCTCGACAACGGCCAGCGGGTCTGGACCGATTTCGGCGAGTGGCTCTGGGGCTGGCGTAAATGGCTGAAGATGCTGGGCGAGACCCTGCTGATCTCCTATGTCGGCACGCTGATCGGCGCGACTTTCGCCTTTGGCCTGAACTTCTTCGCAGCTGAAAACACCTCGCCGTCGTCCTGGCTGCGCTTCGTGGTTCGCCGCCTGCTTGAATTCGCGCGCACCGTGCCCGGCATCGTGTTCGCGCTGGTCATCGTGATCGCCTTCGGGCTCGGACCGATGGCCGGCGTGCTCGCGATCGCGATCCACTCCACCGGCGCGCTCGGCAAGCTGTTTTCCGAGATCGTCGAGAACGCCGACATGAAGCCGGTCGAAGGCATTCGCTCGACCGGCGCGAGCTGGCTCGCCTGCATGCGTTTCGCCATCCTGCCGCAGGTGACCGCGGGCTATGCCAGCTATGCGCTGCTGCGCTTCGAGATCAACGTCCGTGAGGCTTCGGTGATGGGCTTTGTCGGTGCCGGCGGCATCGGTCAGGAGCTCGTCGTCGCGATCCGCAAGTTCTACTACTCAGACGTCAGTGCGATCCTGCTGTTCATCATCATCACCGTCTTCATCATCGACATCTCCACCGGCTGGCTACGCGGCCGGCTGTTCGGCAAGGAGGCGCGGACGTGA
- the phnE gene encoding phosphonate ABC transporter, permease protein PhnE — translation MTKPQEVDTREMRARYPDVFDRPASARLAMPAMIVGAFAILIYGLVDLDFSPSRFFAGLSQLGWISLMMIPPDPGSSLPIYLKALGETLSIALLGTTLAALFALPVSLLAARNVVPSTILRFPVRRFLDSIRGVDTLIWALVWINVVGLGPFAGVLAIAVSDFGAFGKLFSEAIEGADQKQVEGIRASGGSALHEIRFGLLPQVLPVIAGQVLYFIESNTRSATIIGIVGAGGIGLQLAEQIRVLEWQKVSFLILMILVAVAAIDFISGKLRFAIIGRRAVA, via the coding sequence GTGACGAAGCCGCAGGAGGTCGATACGCGCGAGATGCGCGCGCGCTACCCTGATGTGTTCGACCGGCCGGCTTCGGCGCGGCTGGCCATGCCGGCGATGATCGTCGGTGCGTTCGCGATCCTGATCTACGGCCTCGTCGACCTCGATTTCTCGCCGTCGCGGTTCTTCGCAGGCCTGAGCCAGCTCGGCTGGATCAGCTTGATGATGATCCCGCCGGATCCCGGCTCGTCGCTGCCGATCTATCTGAAGGCGCTCGGCGAGACGCTCTCGATCGCGCTGCTCGGCACCACGCTCGCGGCACTGTTCGCGTTGCCGGTCAGTCTGCTCGCCGCCCGCAACGTGGTGCCGTCGACCATTCTTCGCTTTCCCGTGCGGCGTTTCCTCGATTCGATCCGCGGCGTCGATACGCTGATCTGGGCGCTGGTGTGGATCAACGTCGTCGGGCTCGGCCCGTTCGCCGGCGTGCTCGCCATCGCGGTGTCGGATTTCGGCGCGTTCGGAAAACTGTTCTCAGAAGCGATCGAGGGTGCCGACCAGAAGCAGGTCGAAGGCATCCGCGCCTCCGGCGGCAGTGCGCTGCACGAGATCCGCTTCGGTCTGTTGCCGCAGGTCCTGCCAGTGATCGCCGGCCAGGTGCTCTATTTCATCGAGTCGAACACCCGCTCGGCTACCATCATCGGCATCGTCGGCGCCGGCGGCATCGGCCTCCAGCTCGCCGAGCAGATCCGCGTCCTGGAATGGCAGAAGGTGTCGTTCCTGATCCTGATGATCCTGGTCGCGGTCGCCGCGATCGACTTCATCTCGGGCAAGCTGCGGTTTGCGATCATCGGGCGGCGGGCTGTGGCCTGA
- the phnF gene encoding phosphonate metabolism transcriptional regulator PhnF, with translation MSMQDTASSGVALWRLVADGIERGIADGRFVAGDKLPGEMEIAETYRVNRHTVRRALAALAERGLVRAERGSGTYVEAQKLAYPLRSRTRFSEIVGADGREPHGRLIEATGDVATRELARELGLKTGAPLVRIEAIRLADRTPICVSTTWLSADLFPGAGEVFAETRSMTKLLEHFGVRDYRRGATRITAGIVDATDAARLDLPLGRPILVVDATDHDLGGKPLVTKHSRFAAERVEFLVES, from the coding sequence ATGAGTATGCAGGACACCGCCTCCTCGGGCGTCGCGCTATGGCGCCTCGTTGCCGATGGCATCGAACGCGGCATTGCCGACGGCCGCTTTGTGGCCGGCGACAAATTGCCGGGCGAGATGGAGATCGCCGAAACCTATCGCGTGAACCGCCACACCGTGCGGCGTGCGCTGGCGGCGCTTGCCGAGCGTGGCCTCGTGCGCGCCGAGCGCGGCAGCGGCACCTATGTCGAGGCGCAGAAGCTTGCTTATCCCTTGCGCTCGCGCACGCGCTTCTCCGAGATCGTCGGCGCCGACGGCCGCGAGCCGCATGGCCGCCTGATCGAGGCGACCGGTGACGTCGCAACGCGCGAGCTGGCGCGGGAGCTCGGCCTCAAGACCGGCGCGCCATTGGTGCGGATCGAGGCGATCCGGCTCGCCGACCGCACGCCGATCTGCGTCTCCACGACGTGGCTGTCAGCGGACTTGTTTCCCGGCGCCGGCGAGGTGTTCGCCGAAACGCGCTCGATGACGAAGCTGCTCGAGCATTTCGGCGTGCGCGACTATCGCCGCGGCGCGACGCGCATCACCGCCGGCATCGTCGATGCCACCGACGCCGCACGGCTCGACCTGCCGCTGGGCCGGCCGATCCTGGTGGTGGATGCGACCGACCACGATCTCGGCGGCAAGCCGCTGGTGACGAAGCACTCACGCTTCGCGGCGGAACGGGTGGAGTTCCTGGTGGAGTCGTAG
- the phnG gene encoding phosphonate C-P lyase system protein PhnG, whose amino-acid sequence MDQVTQHNNQQAQRQAAMAVLAHAEAGEIAARLRAIALPDHRDLRAPENGLVMLRGRVGGEGAPFNLGEATVSRAAVRLASGEVGFGYTLGRDGEKARLIALCDALVQSRDFGAAVERDVIAPLREQLMVERKQVAAETAATKVDFYTMVRGEG is encoded by the coding sequence GTGGATCAGGTGACCCAGCACAACAACCAGCAAGCCCAGCGCCAGGCCGCAATGGCCGTGCTGGCGCATGCGGAGGCGGGCGAGATCGCCGCCCGCCTCCGCGCTATCGCACTGCCCGATCATCGGGATCTGCGCGCGCCCGAGAACGGCCTCGTGATGCTGCGCGGCCGGGTCGGCGGTGAGGGCGCGCCGTTCAATCTCGGCGAAGCCACGGTGTCGCGTGCCGCGGTGAGGCTTGCGAGCGGCGAGGTCGGCTTCGGCTACACGCTCGGACGCGACGGCGAGAAGGCGCGGCTGATCGCGCTGTGCGACGCGCTGGTGCAGTCGCGCGACTTCGGCGCCGCCGTCGAGCGCGACGTAATCGCGCCGTTGCGCGAGCAGCTTATGGTCGAGCGCAAGCAGGTTGCGGCCGAGACCGCCGCGACGAAGGTTGATTTCTACACCATGGTGCGCGGTGAGGGGTGA
- the phnH gene encoding phosphonate C-P lyase system protein PhnH, whose protein sequence is MTTIAELPPGFADKVLSAQSTFRSVMDAMARPGSVQRIVPMAGAPDMMMRGTAAIALTLFDHDTPLWLDARISESSDVTKWLKFHTGAPVIQDSSIASFALISDGVLLPPLERFALGTNEYPDRSTTVIIQVESLDSGRGFELRGPGIDGVATLQASIKPADLFERLKFNEALFPRGIDVVLVADDAVVAIPRTTRVANKGS, encoded by the coding sequence ATGACCACGATTGCGGAACTGCCGCCGGGGTTCGCCGACAAGGTGTTGTCGGCGCAATCGACCTTTCGCTCGGTGATGGACGCGATGGCGCGGCCGGGCTCGGTCCAGCGCATCGTGCCGATGGCGGGCGCGCCTGACATGATGATGCGCGGCACCGCCGCGATCGCACTGACGCTGTTCGACCACGACACGCCGCTTTGGCTCGACGCGCGGATCTCGGAAAGCTCCGACGTGACGAAGTGGCTGAAGTTCCACACCGGCGCGCCGGTGATCCAGGATTCGTCGATTGCAAGCTTCGCGCTGATCAGCGACGGCGTCCTGCTGCCGCCGCTCGAGCGCTTCGCGCTCGGCACCAATGAATATCCGGATCGTTCGACCACGGTGATCATCCAGGTCGAGAGCCTCGACTCTGGGCGTGGCTTCGAGCTGCGCGGCCCCGGCATCGACGGCGTCGCGACGCTCCAGGCCTCGATCAAGCCGGCCGATCTGTTCGAGCGGCTGAAGTTCAACGAGGCGCTGTTTCCGCGCGGCATCGACGTGGTTCTGGTCGCCGATGACGCCGTGGTTGCGATCCCGCGCACGACGCGTGTCGCGAACAAGGGAAGCTGA
- a CDS encoding carbon-phosphorus lyase complex subunit PhnI codes for MYVAVKGGERAIENAHRLLANARRGDQSVPEVTLDQISEQLGLAVDRVMSEGSLYDRELAALAIKQARGDLIEAIFLVRAFRATLPRFGVSEPVDTGAMRVQRRVSSTFKDIPGGQILGPTFDYTHRLLDPTLAEGFVPEAPATAEASTAATPRVTDILGRDGLIESSPQAEDGASVGDLTREPLNFPADRDLRLQNLARGDEGFLLAMGYSTQRGYGRNHPFAGEIRFGEVEVEFFAEDVGFAVPLGSIELTECQMVNQFKGSATEAPCFTRGYGLAFGQSERKTMSMALVDRALRARELGEEAVAPAQDEEFVMSHSDNVQATGFVEHLKLPHYVDFQSELGLLRKLRQEFSKASAEADAPDAMKEAAE; via the coding sequence ATGTATGTCGCAGTCAAAGGCGGCGAACGCGCCATCGAGAACGCCCATCGCCTGCTCGCCAATGCCAGGCGCGGCGACCAGAGCGTTCCGGAGGTCACGCTCGACCAGATCTCGGAGCAGCTTGGGTTGGCCGTCGATCGCGTCATGAGCGAAGGCTCGCTCTACGACCGCGAGCTCGCGGCGCTCGCCATCAAGCAGGCGCGCGGCGATTTGATCGAGGCGATCTTCCTGGTCCGCGCCTTCCGCGCCACCTTGCCGCGCTTCGGTGTCAGCGAGCCGGTCGATACCGGCGCGATGCGCGTGCAGCGCCGGGTGTCCTCGACCTTCAAGGACATCCCGGGCGGCCAGATCCTCGGGCCGACCTTCGACTACACGCACCGTTTGCTCGATCCCACGCTCGCCGAGGGATTTGTGCCGGAGGCGCCCGCAACGGCCGAAGCCTCGACTGCGGCGACGCCGCGCGTGACCGACATTCTCGGCCGCGATGGGCTGATCGAATCCTCGCCGCAGGCCGAGGATGGCGCCAGCGTCGGCGATCTCACCCGCGAGCCGCTGAACTTCCCGGCCGATCGCGATCTGCGCTTGCAAAACCTCGCGCGCGGCGACGAGGGCTTCCTGCTGGCGATGGGCTATTCGACCCAGCGCGGCTATGGCCGCAACCATCCCTTCGCCGGCGAGATCCGCTTCGGCGAGGTCGAGGTCGAATTCTTCGCGGAAGACGTCGGGTTTGCGGTGCCGCTCGGCTCGATCGAGCTCACCGAGTGCCAGATGGTCAACCAGTTCAAGGGCTCGGCGACCGAAGCGCCGTGCTTCACCCGCGGCTATGGCCTCGCCTTCGGCCAGAGCGAGCGCAAGACCATGTCGATGGCGCTGGTCGACCGCGCGCTGCGTGCCCGCGAGCTCGGCGAAGAGGCCGTGGCCCCCGCGCAAGATGAAGAATTCGTGATGTCGCATTCGGACAACGTCCAGGCGACCGGCTTCGTCGAGCATCTGAAGCTGCCGCATTACGTCGACTTCCAGTCCGAGCTCGGCCTCTTGCGCAAGCTGCGCCAAGAATTTTCCAAAGCGTCTGCCGAGGCCGATGCGCCCGATGCCATGAAGGAGGCCGCGGAATGA